In a genomic window of Flavobacteriales bacterium:
- a CDS encoding T9SS type A sorting domain-containing protein, with protein sequence MNILDTFKRMPQRSAPLLLITMMLALFSARLQAQTVTIDGGSTTNGGPLSILQNHAGEYLYFASEIGQDYTITRINFKNAIAGGTGPIDTYGSVSLYLRHTANTTLPTAVYAGTGGYTLVYNGPMTWSKSGWSGANLQTPFAYSTGSGNLQLLVLRSEAVTHPGAAFYAAVTAGVNSCRRYNNAAAPVVGVSTLSQSTFRAAIQLIGEPNCNGAPTPGNTLFVQGSGCSGTSFSMSLENATPGPDVTYQWQSADDAAFTVNVVNLGTHPNQWATQTSDTYYRCLVSCPSSPPAVASNPLFVPTAPSHLCALCAAGVNGTNNAFFEKIANVSYGSGNTVNNNSLDAIGVYQNFRGLSGDVLENNSFDVTVSLSAAASTDQIQIWCDWDQNGIFANDPSELMYTSPLGTGPFTATILVPSGATLGRTTMRIRLHDNAFNPVFDPCGSGTNSFGEVEDYGLNVLPEPTCGLPSGIAASTATATTANISWLAAPSAITYDVEVRQGGLPGTGGETFAGSTGALSIVATGLTFGQSYQVYVRADCGGGNLSPWVGPIAHLQDYCVADAPFNNDPIISQFTYGGINNSNASTAGYLNFTAQTAFVAPGVPTAFSVDRTTDFGLDSLLIWVDLNNDIDFDDPGELVYTSPAFFPDPLNDFITIPNGTSPGDKRMRVRRVNMSPGFSWTSPCGTAPFGQTHDYTVNVCGAPVATAAVVDDCVNDEFTLEVDITSNPVGALTIEWVATPGGPGSQAAALGVNTLPDFQAGTEVAVTVTNGTVCELDLGSHFSNCPDTVTCGTTITVPHCYANNDPRVFTYIASDDQQTLTLTFISGTMDPNDIIRAYAGTDEDNSPSLGSGSYPDLGAPQLSIASTNDTLMLVIDSDGSNSCRDGQQSNWVFEVECTPACLDPDAGITVNTDCATYEFTIDAEIISTGSGTTTTLRYTVNGGDPTDIPGLLETDIENLGPFAIDDVVNIRLLHESNSSCDRSFGDFTDDNTCIPGEACVGAILLSVNGLGGCPAGGTPGSNATATQDGGLFSCSGSVGPFLDKWYRFNSGANSAIAYSFTSFAFTSLFVEVFEGGCAGTSVHCALGASALSNSFVVTPNTDYWLRMASASAQGGNFTICVSAGVPPPDPCASIANISACAVSTGPVAVPAGTGAWSNNTLGGPFQTPGIERIFTFTPTISGVHTINVLSYSGTAVQYIDFYWKVVGSCNNAGWAYLDDVNAIGPVPGDIANGGVPLNLTAGSTYYIMWDVEETTGRTVAFEVICPIPPPANDDCADAISLTPAPVCAPVAGTNVGASQSVAPSTCSGFTSTVANDVWYSFVATRTSHRVTVAGQGAFDAVVDLRTGACNGTSQVCGDATVDGGTEVLTLGSLTIGETYLVRVYGWAGGTGAFTICVEEPDCLGAFGGAALPGTACDDNDAGTENDVYGPDCVCAGTPPFICTTDLDFVYQADGNDDLTWQIFEQGTNNLMQSGGGALIGSGSEATCLPDGCFYLVVTDGAGDGIVNGGYLLRVNSSVRLIDNLYDQYGNGGFTSGATSQIASNEGFCLPVGTDRLIYTSCDKLDWAPYACGQAFIVANANPLATGYQFWFYDPNGGLSFKRAQASTHCLLSTLPLAQGVLYNVKVRALVGGVYNNWGPACRMMLNNALASCPRTKLLDLPGNQYLSCGQSRTIGSTQLVHARPVKRLVNDGPPCANAFWQNANRYQFRFRIPAENVVILKTSATGQYWVNTNGLTCGKTYEVDVRASFNNGSTWCVTTSNPNSISDPLWGDMCTLSTTCSFGMAQQPIGGTAPEQRLSLYPNPNQGDQFTISLTNIPAEVEQASLELYDAFGKLVLSRSIAVADGMLNARIDLQAGMATGLYMATLSAGDRTFTERLVVQP encoded by the coding sequence ATGAACATCCTCGATACCTTCAAGCGCATGCCGCAGCGGAGCGCTCCGCTGCTGCTCATCACCATGATGCTCGCGCTCTTTTCTGCGCGCCTGCAGGCCCAAACCGTCACCATCGATGGCGGCAGCACTACGAACGGCGGCCCGTTGAGCATCTTGCAGAATCATGCCGGCGAGTATTTGTACTTCGCATCGGAGATCGGCCAGGACTACACCATCACGCGCATCAACTTCAAGAATGCGATCGCTGGCGGCACCGGCCCCATCGACACGTATGGCAGCGTGAGCCTTTACCTGCGCCACACCGCCAACACTACGCTGCCGACCGCTGTCTATGCGGGCACCGGCGGTTACACGTTGGTGTACAATGGGCCGATGACCTGGAGCAAGAGCGGCTGGAGCGGCGCCAATCTGCAAACGCCCTTCGCATACAGCACAGGATCAGGCAACCTCCAGCTGCTGGTGCTGCGCAGCGAAGCCGTGACGCATCCGGGCGCCGCATTCTATGCGGCGGTCACCGCCGGCGTGAATAGTTGCCGGCGCTACAATAACGCTGCGGCCCCGGTCGTAGGCGTTTCCACGCTCTCGCAATCCACTTTCCGCGCGGCGATCCAACTCATTGGCGAACCCAATTGCAACGGCGCGCCCACTCCTGGCAACACGCTCTTCGTTCAGGGCAGCGGCTGCTCTGGCACCAGCTTCAGCATGAGCCTGGAGAATGCCACACCTGGCCCCGATGTCACCTATCAATGGCAGAGCGCCGATGATGCCGCCTTCACCGTGAACGTCGTGAACCTGGGCACGCACCCGAATCAGTGGGCCACGCAGACCAGCGATACGTACTACCGTTGCCTTGTGAGCTGTCCGAGCAGCCCGCCAGCGGTGGCAAGCAACCCGCTCTTCGTGCCTACGGCACCATCCCACTTGTGCGCATTATGCGCGGCAGGCGTGAACGGCACCAACAATGCCTTCTTTGAGAAGATCGCCAACGTGTCCTACGGCTCGGGCAACACCGTGAACAACAATTCCCTGGATGCCATTGGCGTGTACCAGAACTTCCGTGGGCTCTCCGGAGACGTGCTTGAGAACAACTCTTTTGATGTGACCGTGAGCCTATCTGCTGCAGCGAGCACCGACCAGATCCAGATCTGGTGTGATTGGGACCAGAACGGCATTTTCGCGAACGACCCCTCGGAGCTGATGTACACATCACCCTTGGGCACTGGTCCGTTCACCGCTACGATCCTAGTGCCGTCGGGCGCAACCTTGGGCCGTACCACAATGCGGATTCGCTTGCACGACAATGCGTTCAATCCTGTTTTCGATCCCTGCGGAAGCGGAACCAATTCCTTCGGCGAAGTGGAGGATTATGGCTTGAATGTGCTGCCCGAGCCCACCTGCGGATTGCCTTCCGGCATAGCGGCGAGCACAGCCACGGCCACAACGGCGAACATTTCATGGCTGGCTGCTCCGAGCGCTATCACTTACGATGTGGAGGTGCGTCAAGGCGGTTTGCCCGGCACTGGCGGTGAAACCTTCGCGGGAAGCACGGGTGCGCTTTCCATCGTTGCCACCGGCCTCACCTTCGGACAGAGCTACCAAGTGTACGTGCGCGCCGATTGCGGCGGCGGCAACCTCAGCCCATGGGTCGGACCGATCGCCCATCTGCAGGACTACTGCGTGGCCGACGCGCCCTTCAACAACGACCCGATCATCTCCCAGTTCACCTATGGAGGCATCAATAACAGCAACGCCTCCACCGCGGGCTACCTGAACTTCACGGCGCAGACGGCCTTCGTGGCGCCCGGCGTGCCCACCGCATTCTCCGTGGACCGCACCACCGACTTCGGCCTCGATTCGCTCCTGATCTGGGTGGACCTCAACAATGACATCGATTTCGACGATCCGGGCGAGCTCGTATACACCTCGCCTGCGTTCTTCCCCGATCCGCTCAACGACTTCATCACCATCCCCAACGGCACTTCGCCAGGCGATAAGCGCATGCGCGTGCGCCGGGTGAACATGTCCCCGGGCTTCAGCTGGACCTCGCCTTGCGGAACAGCGCCTTTCGGGCAGACACACGATTACACGGTGAACGTGTGCGGCGCGCCGGTGGCCACCGCAGCCGTGGTGGATGATTGCGTCAACGATGAGTTCACCTTGGAAGTCGATATCACCAGCAATCCTGTTGGAGCGCTGACCATTGAATGGGTGGCCACGCCTGGAGGCCCCGGCAGCCAAGCCGCCGCATTGGGCGTGAACACGCTGCCCGATTTCCAGGCCGGCACAGAGGTGGCCGTCACCGTCACCAACGGCACGGTCTGCGAGCTCGACCTGGGCAGCCACTTCAGCAATTGCCCGGATACGGTGACCTGCGGTACAACCATCACGGTGCCGCACTGCTATGCGAACAACGACCCGCGCGTGTTCACCTACATCGCGAGCGATGACCAGCAGACCCTGACATTGACATTCATCTCAGGAACGATGGACCCGAATGACATCATCCGCGCCTATGCCGGCACGGATGAGGACAACAGCCCCTCCTTGGGCAGCGGCTCGTACCCCGACCTCGGCGCCCCTCAGCTCTCCATCGCTTCAACGAACGATACGCTGATGCTGGTGATCGATTCCGATGGCAGCAACAGCTGCCGCGATGGGCAACAGAGCAACTGGGTATTCGAGGTGGAATGCACGCCCGCTTGCCTTGACCCCGATGCAGGGATCACGGTGAATACGGACTGCGCCACCTACGAATTCACCATTGATGCGGAGATCATCAGCACCGGCAGCGGAACAACCACCACCCTGCGCTATACGGTGAACGGCGGAGACCCCACGGACATCCCCGGCCTGCTTGAGACCGACATCGAGAACCTGGGCCCCTTCGCCATCGACGATGTGGTGAACATCCGCCTGCTGCATGAGAGCAACAGCAGTTGCGACCGCAGCTTCGGCGACTTCACCGATGACAACACCTGCATCCCGGGTGAGGCGTGCGTGGGCGCGATCCTGCTCAGCGTGAACGGGCTAGGCGGTTGCCCGGCCGGCGGAACGCCCGGCAGCAATGCCACAGCCACACAGGATGGCGGCCTCTTCTCCTGCAGCGGCAGCGTTGGCCCCTTCCTGGACAAGTGGTACCGTTTCAATTCAGGGGCCAATAGCGCCATTGCGTACAGCTTCACGTCGTTCGCGTTCACCAGCCTCTTCGTCGAAGTGTTCGAGGGCGGCTGCGCCGGCACCTCCGTGCATTGCGCACTGGGTGCATCGGCCTTGAGCAACTCGTTCGTTGTGACACCGAACACCGATTACTGGTTGCGCATGGCATCAGCGAGCGCGCAAGGCGGCAATTTCACGATCTGCGTGAGCGCGGGCGTGCCTCCGCCCGATCCCTGCGCGAGCATCGCCAACATCAGCGCTTGCGCAGTGAGCACCGGCCCGGTAGCCGTTCCTGCTGGAACCGGCGCATGGAGCAACAACACGCTCGGAGGCCCCTTCCAGACCCCTGGCATCGAGCGCATCTTCACCTTCACGCCCACGATCAGCGGTGTCCACACCATCAATGTCCTTTCATACAGCGGCACGGCTGTTCAATACATCGACTTCTACTGGAAGGTCGTTGGCAGCTGCAACAATGCCGGATGGGCATATCTGGATGATGTGAATGCGATCGGCCCTGTTCCGGGCGATATCGCGAACGGCGGGGTGCCCTTGAACCTGACCGCGGGCAGCACCTATTACATCATGTGGGACGTGGAGGAGACGACCGGGCGCACCGTGGCATTCGAGGTGATCTGCCCGATCCCGCCCCCAGCGAATGATGATTGCGCCGACGCCATCAGCCTGACCCCGGCCCCCGTTTGCGCTCCAGTGGCGGGCACCAACGTCGGAGCTTCGCAATCGGTGGCACCGAGCACCTGCTCCGGCTTCACCAGCACGGTGGCAAATGATGTCTGGTACAGCTTCGTGGCTACCCGGACCTCCCATCGAGTGACTGTGGCAGGCCAAGGAGCATTCGATGCTGTTGTCGACCTGCGCACAGGCGCGTGCAACGGCACGTCTCAGGTCTGCGGAGATGCCACCGTCGACGGCGGAACCGAAGTGCTCACCTTAGGAAGCCTCACCATCGGTGAGACCTACCTGGTGCGCGTCTATGGCTGGGCCGGTGGGACCGGAGCCTTCACCATCTGCGTGGAAGAGCCCGATTGCCTTGGCGCCTTTGGTGGAGCCGCGCTCCCCGGTACCGCATGTGATGATAACGATGCAGGCACGGAGAACGATGTGTACGGCCCCGATTGCGTCTGCGCTGGCACCCCGCCATTCATCTGCACCACGGACCTGGACTTCGTTTACCAGGCCGATGGCAACGACGATCTCACGTGGCAGATCTTCGAGCAAGGCACCAACAACCTGATGCAGAGCGGCGGCGGCGCCCTGATCGGCAGCGGCTCCGAGGCCACTTGCCTGCCTGACGGCTGCTTCTACCTCGTGGTCACTGATGGCGCGGGCGATGGCATCGTGAACGGCGGCTACCTCCTGAGGGTCAACAGCAGCGTGCGCCTGATCGATAACCTCTACGACCAGTACGGCAACGGCGGCTTCACCAGCGGAGCCACCAGCCAGATCGCGAGCAACGAGGGCTTCTGCCTGCCCGTGGGCACCGACCGCCTGATCTACACCAGCTGCGACAAGCTCGACTGGGCGCCATACGCATGCGGCCAAGCCTTCATCGTGGCCAACGCGAATCCGTTGGCGACCGGTTACCAGTTCTGGTTCTATGATCCGAACGGCGGGCTCAGCTTCAAGCGCGCCCAAGCCTCCACGCACTGCTTGCTCAGCACCCTCCCGCTTGCCCAAGGCGTATTGTACAACGTGAAAGTGCGCGCCCTCGTCGGCGGGGTTTACAACAACTGGGGCCCCGCTTGCCGCATGATGCTGAACAACGCTCTGGCATCGTGCCCCCGCACCAAGCTCCTGGACCTGCCCGGCAACCAGTACCTGAGCTGCGGCCAGAGCCGCACGATCGGCTCCACCCAGCTCGTGCATGCACGTCCGGTGAAGCGCCTGGTGAATGATGGCCCACCCTGCGCGAACGCCTTCTGGCAGAATGCCAACCGCTACCAGTTCCGCTTCCGCATACCCGCTGAGAACGTGGTGATCCTGAAGACCAGCGCCACGGGGCAGTACTGGGTGAACACCAACGGCCTCACCTGCGGCAAGACCTACGAGGTGGATGTGCGCGCGAGCTTCAACAACGGCAGCACCTGGTGCGTGACCACGTCGAACCCCAACAGCATCAGCGACCCGCTCTGGGGAGATATGTGCACCCTATCCACCACCTGCAGCTTCGGCATGGCGCAACAGCCAATCGGCGGAACGGCCCCCGAGCAGCGCTTGAGCCTGTACCCGAACCCGAACCAAGGCGACCAATTCACGATCAGCCTGACCAACATCCCCGCGGAGGTGGAGCAGGCCAGCTTGGAACTGTACGATGCGTTCGGCAAGCTGGTGCTCAGCCGCTCGATCGCGGTGGCCGATGGCATGTTGAACGCTCGCATCGACCTGCAGGCGGGCATGGCCACCGGGCTTTACATGGCCACGCTCTCGGCCGGCGACCGGACCTTCACGGAGCGCCTCGTGGTGCAGCCGTGA
- the nhaC gene encoding Na+/H+ antiporter NhaC, with product MSAHRTARPPSIFQALLPVVALVALLAQNVLVFGDSGLDGPNQLALLFAAAIAIGIGLYNGSSFTELLDHIVRGITTALGAILILLLIGALAGTWLISGIVPAMIDHGLLLLSPKAFLFAACLVCCVVSLATGSSWSTAATVGIALMGIGKALGFHEGMVAGAIVSGAYFGDKLSPLSDTTNLAPAVAGTDLFSHIRYMLNTTVPSIIITLLAFLGIGLFAAPDGAITGVEELRAAIHGRFRIGWWLYLVPAAVVIMIWRRMPALPALFIGVLLGAAAALIFQRPLLSHLAGGDSWQHLYKVIIGTMGSGATIETGSAIVDELLSAKGMFGMLKTIWLVLCAMVFGGAMEGAGLLQRLAAAILTKARTDGSLIAATAGSCVLVNATASDQYLSIVVPGRMFAPVFAERGLHPKLLSRTLEDSGTVTSALVPWNTCGAYMGSVLGVATMTYLPFCFFNLISPLMTVLQGALGWRIARIAKPAG from the coding sequence ATGAGCGCACACCGGACGGCAAGGCCCCCATCCATCTTCCAAGCGCTGCTGCCCGTGGTCGCGCTCGTAGCGCTGCTCGCACAGAATGTGCTGGTGTTCGGCGACAGCGGGCTCGATGGCCCGAACCAGCTGGCATTGCTGTTCGCTGCGGCAATCGCGATCGGCATCGGCCTTTACAACGGATCGTCATTCACCGAACTGCTCGACCACATCGTGCGTGGGATCACCACGGCCCTCGGTGCCATCCTCATCCTCTTGCTGATCGGTGCGCTGGCTGGCACCTGGCTCATCAGCGGGATCGTGCCGGCCATGATCGATCACGGCTTGCTGCTGCTCTCGCCCAAGGCCTTCTTGTTCGCGGCCTGCCTGGTCTGCTGCGTGGTGTCACTCGCCACAGGGTCATCATGGAGCACCGCTGCAACGGTGGGCATTGCGCTCATGGGCATCGGCAAGGCCCTGGGCTTCCACGAGGGCATGGTGGCGGGCGCCATAGTCAGCGGAGCCTACTTCGGGGACAAGCTCAGCCCGCTCAGCGACACCACGAACCTGGCACCTGCTGTTGCAGGCACGGATCTGTTCTCGCACATCCGCTACATGCTCAATACCACTGTGCCGAGCATCATCATCACGTTGTTGGCTTTCCTGGGCATCGGGCTGTTCGCCGCTCCGGATGGGGCCATCACGGGAGTGGAGGAATTGCGCGCCGCGATCCATGGGCGCTTCAGGATCGGCTGGTGGCTGTACCTGGTCCCTGCTGCGGTGGTGATCATGATCTGGCGGCGAATGCCGGCCTTGCCGGCCCTTTTCATCGGCGTGCTGCTAGGCGCAGCAGCAGCGCTCATCTTCCAGCGCCCTTTGCTCAGTCATCTAGCCGGCGGCGACTCGTGGCAGCATCTTTATAAGGTCATCATCGGCACCATGGGCTCTGGCGCCACCATTGAGACCGGCAGCGCCATCGTGGATGAGCTGCTCAGCGCCAAGGGCATGTTCGGCATGCTCAAGACCATCTGGCTCGTCCTGTGCGCCATGGTCTTCGGCGGCGCCATGGAAGGTGCCGGGCTCTTGCAGCGACTTGCAGCGGCCATACTGACCAAGGCGCGGACCGATGGCTCGCTCATCGCGGCTACGGCGGGCAGCTGCGTGCTGGTGAACGCCACCGCATCGGACCAGTACTTGAGCATCGTGGTGCCGGGCCGCATGTTCGCGCCGGTATTCGCTGAGCGCGGCCTGCATCCCAAATTGCTCAGCCGGACACTGGAGGACAGCGGCACCGTTACCAGTGCGCTGGTTCCTTGGAATACGTGCGGGGCGTACATGGGCAGCGTGCTCGGCGTGGCCACCATGACCTACCTGCCGTTCTGCTTCTTCAACCTGATCAGCCCATTGATGACGGTGCTGCAAGGCGCTTTGGGCTGGCGCATCGCGCGCATCGCGAAGCCGGCCGGGTAA